The stretch of DNA ATTGGCAGCTTCTAAATGCAAAGTTCCAGTAATTGTACACACGTTTCATGGGCATGTTTTTCATTCGTATTTTGGAAAAACAAAAACCATGTTATTTAAAAACATTGAACGTTATTTGGCAAGAAAATCTACAGCAATAATTGCGATAAGTGATATTCAAAAAAATGAACTTTCTACTCAACACAAAATCTGTAAAAAAAGCAAAATAAAAGTAGTTCCTCTTGGGTTTGATTTATCAAGATTTCAAGAAAACATTGAAGAAAAACGAAAATCGTTTAGGGAGTTTTATAAAATTGAAGCTGATGAAATAGCCATAGGCATTATTGGGAGATTGGTTCCAATTAAAAACCACAAACTTTTTATTGATGCTATCAACATATTAAAAACGAAAGCAGAAAAAAAGATTTGTGTTTTTATAATTGGTGATGGGGAAGAAAAAGAAAACTTAATTGGCTATTGCGAAAATTTAGACATCAATTTTGTGGAATATACCAAGCAACAAAAGCAAGCTCTAATTACCTTTACGTCATGGATTAAAGATGTAGATTGGGCAAATGCCGGATTGGATATTATTGCTCTATCATCATTAAATGAAGGCACTCCAGTAAGTTTAATTGAAGCTCAAGCATCAAACAAACCAATCGTTACAACAAATGTTGGAGGAGTAGAAAATATAGTTGTTCAGAATGAAACAGCTTTTGTTGTACCTTCAAATGATTTACACCAGTTTTCTGAAGCTCTTTTAAGGCTTATAAATAATGATGATTTAAGAATTAGGATGGGTTCAAAAGGCTGGAATCATGTTAAAGATAAATTTCATTATACACGATTGGTCAACGATATGGAGAAGCTTTACGTATCTTTATTAAACAACACCAAATAAATTGTACTTATTAAACAAGTTTTTAATAGATTTGTTAAATTATAAAGAATTGATATGAAATTGAACAAATTAAGAAGTCTAATTCTAATAGTTATAGTGGTTTCCATATATGCTTGTAATGTAAATCCAAGTATAATGATGAAAGCAAAAAAGGATTACAATTACGAGTCGGGACCAAACGATTCTACTATCCAATACACCATTAAGCCTAGTGATATATTAGATTTTCAATTGTATACCAATGAAGGTACTCGTTTAATTGATTTAACGGCTATTTCTAGTGCAGAAAATAGATTGCAAGGTGTTACAACAACAAATTTATTAGTTGAATTTGATGGAAATTGTAAGTTCCCTGTAATTGGTAGAATAAATTTAAAGGATAAAACGATTAAAGAAGCTGTCGAAATTCTTCAGGAAGAATACGCTAAATATTATATAAAACCTTTTGTTCTTTTAAAAGTAATTAATAGAAGAGTTACGGTGTTTACAGGTATTGGTAAAGCTCAAGTTGTAC from Flavobacteriales bacterium encodes:
- a CDS encoding polysaccharide biosynthesis/export family protein, whose amino-acid sequence is MKLNKLRSLILIVIVVSIYACNVNPSIMMKAKKDYNYESGPNDSTIQYTIKPSDILDFQLYTNEGTRLIDLTAISSAENRLQGVTTTNLLVEFDGNCKFPVIGRINLKDKTIKEAVEILQEEYAKYYIKPFVLLKVINRRVTVFTGIGKAQVVPLNNEYTTIFEVLGAAGGLLKESKSHRVKLIRGDLKNPKVYLFDFSKIDGIKDAGFTIQANDIIYVEPRKNTVLEVVRDLAPIVGIITSTLTLVIVINNLSK
- a CDS encoding glycosyltransferase, producing MAEKKKIKVLRIINRFNLGGPTFNAAYLTKYLSDDFETLLVGGDKDDTEESSTFILDQLGLNPIIIPEMRRDIGMKEDKIAYQKLKQIIKEFQPDIVHTHASKAGTLGRLAASKCKVPVIVHTFHGHVFHSYFGKTKTMLFKNIERYLARKSTAIIAISDIQKNELSTQHKICKKSKIKVVPLGFDLSRFQENIEEKRKSFREFYKIEADEIAIGIIGRLVPIKNHKLFIDAINILKTKAEKKICVFIIGDGEEKENLIGYCENLDINFVEYTKQQKQALITFTSWIKDVDWANAGLDIIALSSLNEGTPVSLIEAQASNKPIVTTNVGGVENIVVQNETAFVVPSNDLHQFSEALLRLINNDDLRIRMGSKGWNHVKDKFHYTRLVNDMEKLYVSLLNNTK